A single window of Neisseria chenwenguii DNA harbors:
- a CDS encoding phosphoglycerate kinase produces MGLDMYGYTMRAEFVGDRQTDVNVREEEQEQAGLTHFAYWRKFNHLHGWMEKLYREKGGSKESFNCCTVRLELEDLVRLEADLDGGKLEHTPGFLFGGEEIYPEDIADTKVFIENARAAIAAGLAVFYDSWW; encoded by the coding sequence ATGGGACTGGATATGTACGGCTATACCATGCGTGCCGAATTTGTCGGCGACCGTCAGACCGATGTTAATGTGCGTGAAGAAGAACAGGAACAGGCAGGGCTTACCCATTTTGCCTACTGGCGCAAATTCAATCATCTGCATGGCTGGATGGAAAAGCTGTATCGGGAGAAAGGCGGCAGCAAAGAATCGTTCAACTGCTGCACCGTTCGGCTGGAACTGGAAGACTTGGTACGGTTGGAAGCGGATTTAGACGGCGGGAAACTGGAGCATACGCCCGGCTTTCTTTTCGGCGGCGAAGAAATCTACCCTGAAGACATCGCCGACACCAAAGTCTTTATTGAAAACGCGCGTGCCGCCATTGCCGCAGGGCTGGCTGTGTTCTATGACAGTTGGTGGTAA
- a CDS encoding LexA family transcriptional regulator codes for MNYDLAKWVMNARKQSNLTQEELAEAIGFSGKGSISAIEKGRNKPTFDVMVKIAEVCNYPLPYQNQIINNTANHIQVGGNNFGSVSCYDSDSMDTETPIDLENLPKMKFIKPFAARVPNNDLSYEGIFKNDILLIDPNITVRHGHFVLVLANQNRGLIAKLTIDIKNQKLLKYNENIPEIIPENVKIIGVITGLTRYYV; via the coding sequence ATGAATTATGATTTAGCTAAATGGGTCATGAATGCAAGAAAACAGTCAAACTTGACTCAGGAAGAGTTAGCAGAAGCAATCGGTTTTTCAGGGAAGGGGAGTATTTCTGCGATTGAAAAAGGAAGAAATAAACCTACCTTTGATGTAATGGTCAAAATAGCTGAAGTTTGTAACTATCCACTTCCTTATCAAAATCAAATCATCAATAATACGGCTAACCATATACAAGTTGGAGGAAACAATTTTGGAAGTGTCTCATGCTATGATTCTGATTCTATGGATACCGAGACTCCAATAGATTTGGAGAATCTTCCAAAGATGAAGTTCATCAAACCATTTGCGGCTCGAGTTCCAAATAATGACTTATCGTATGAAGGAATATTTAAAAATGATATTTTGCTAATTGATCCAAATATTACTGTTAGACATGGACATTTTGTTCTTGTCTTGGCGAATCAAAATCGAGGATTGATTGCAAAACTTACGATTGATATAAAAAATCAGAAACTTCTGAAATACAATGAGAATATTCCTGAAATAATACCTGAAAACGTCAAAATTATTGGCGTAATAACAGGTTTGACAAGATATTATGTGTAA
- a CDS encoding type II toxin-antitoxin system VapC family toxin produces MRKILLDTHVVLWWVLDDGKLGKNARKLIENPNNLIFVSAASIWELSIKLNKGLLKLPEEFFDVIGQEDFENLPIDFFHAKQAGQLPAIHQDPFDRMLIAQTQAEGLELMTVDGYIPQYGIRVIDAGK; encoded by the coding sequence ATGAGAAAAATCCTATTGGATACGCACGTTGTGCTGTGGTGGGTATTGGATGACGGGAAATTAGGCAAAAATGCCCGCAAACTGATCGAAAACCCCAATAATCTGATTTTTGTCAGTGCTGCGAGTATTTGGGAGCTTTCAATCAAGCTGAATAAAGGATTGCTGAAACTGCCCGAAGAGTTTTTTGATGTGATAGGGCAAGAAGATTTTGAGAATCTCCCTATAGATTTCTTCCATGCAAAGCAGGCCGGGCAGCTTCCTGCGATACATCAAGATCCTTTTGACAGAATGTTGATTGCCCAGACCCAAGCGGAAGGCTTGGAACTGATGACCGTTGACGGATATATCCCGCAATACGGAATCAGGGTTATCGATGCCGGCAAATGA
- a CDS encoding CopG family ribbon-helix-helix protein, whose product MKPQTVPVAVKLPLEIRDRLKAVAETQDRSVHWLMREAVNQFLEREEQKAALRAAADASWAHYQETGLHVTLEEANVWMDTIIEGREAGELKCHK is encoded by the coding sequence ATGAAACCGCAAACCGTGCCTGTGGCCGTTAAATTACCGCTAGAAATCAGAGACCGTTTGAAAGCAGTTGCCGAAACCCAAGATCGCTCTGTGCATTGGTTGATGCGGGAAGCGGTCAACCAATTTTTGGAACGTGAAGAGCAGAAAGCTGCTTTACGTGCCGCAGCCGATGCTTCTTGGGCACACTATCAAGAAACCGGCCTGCATGTTACGTTGGAAGAGGCAAATGTATGGATGGATACAATTATTGAAGGGAGAGAAGCCGGGGAATTGAAATGCCACAAGTAA
- a CDS encoding transcriptional regulator has protein sequence MHKALQSVVDFFGSQASLARELGVKRSTVNSWVHGRNKIPPEAAIKIEKLTNSKVNRKELRPDLFDTIS, from the coding sequence ATGCATAAAGCTCTTCAGTCCGTAGTGGACTTCTTTGGAAGTCAAGCGTCGTTAGCACGAGAATTAGGTGTCAAACGTTCAACCGTAAATAGCTGGGTTCATGGTAGAAATAAAATTCCACCAGAAGCCGCAATTAAAATAGAAAAGCTAACTAATTCTAAAGTTAACAGGAAAGAATTAAGACCTGATCTATTTGATACTATTTCATAA
- a CDS encoding type II toxin-antitoxin system Phd/YefM family antitoxin — protein sequence MFQANIHQAKTNLSQLIQKAEAGETVIIAKAGKPCVQLTGIIKQERKAGSLKKFSHAQNTDISRILESDSDTADLFEASSL from the coding sequence ATGTTCCAAGCAAATATCCATCAGGCAAAAACCAATCTCAGCCAATTGATTCAAAAAGCCGAGGCCGGGGAAACCGTCATTATTGCCAAAGCGGGAAAACCATGTGTCCAATTGACCGGTATTATCAAACAGGAACGGAAAGCAGGCAGCCTGAAAAAATTCAGCCATGCCCAAAATACCGATATTTCCCGAATCCTTGAAAGTGATAGCGATACCGCAGATTTATTTGAGGCATCTTCCCTATGA
- a CDS encoding antitoxin: MQTAKIFNNGNSQAVRLPLAFRFEGNEVFIRRDEKTGDVVLSKRPADWEGFIHALGNKETIPSEPFARTENDKAPVQRDPFEGWQE; the protein is encoded by the coding sequence ATGCAAACTGCCAAAATATTCAACAACGGCAACAGTCAGGCCGTGCGCCTGCCTTTGGCATTCCGTTTTGAAGGCAATGAGGTTTTTATACGCCGTGATGAGAAAACCGGTGATGTTGTTCTGTCCAAACGCCCTGCGGATTGGGAAGGCTTTATCCATGCGCTTGGAAACAAAGAGACTATTCCGTCAGAGCCGTTTGCCCGTACTGAAAACGACAAAGCTCCCGTTCAGCGCGATCCTTTTGAAGGATGGCAGGAATGA
- a CDS encoding type II toxin-antitoxin system RelE/ParE family toxin yields MLTEHATADLRRLYDFLAPKNEQAARNAVKAVKDALAGLAQFPATGRFFDDEYREWPVSFGDAGYTVLYRMDSEIVVIVAIKHQRELSYSFPVKN; encoded by the coding sequence ATGTTAACCGAACATGCGACGGCTGATTTACGACGGCTCTATGATTTTTTAGCACCGAAAAACGAACAAGCTGCACGAAATGCGGTAAAGGCCGTTAAGGACGCTTTGGCAGGTTTGGCACAATTTCCTGCCACCGGCCGTTTTTTTGATGATGAATACCGGGAATGGCCGGTTTCCTTCGGAGATGCAGGCTATACCGTTTTATATCGGATGGATTCTGAAATCGTTGTGATTGTGGCGATTAAGCACCAACGGGAATTGAGTTACAGTTTTCCGGTTAAGAATTAA
- a CDS encoding type II toxin-antitoxin system VapC family toxin, whose amino-acid sequence MKRFLLDTNIVSHAVRGNEAVLKHLAATPMSALCISAVTHAEMMYGLAKRPEALRLRRLVNEFLLRVEVLPFDSAVAEDYGTFRAVIESAGRSLSPPDMQIAAHAYSIGAVLVSNDRAFSAIAGLETVDWLGS is encoded by the coding sequence ATGAAACGTTTTTTGTTGGATACCAACATCGTCAGTCATGCGGTGCGTGGTAATGAAGCGGTTTTAAAACATCTGGCAGCTACGCCTATGTCGGCATTATGTATTTCTGCCGTTACCCATGCCGAGATGATGTATGGTTTAGCCAAACGTCCCGAGGCATTACGTTTGCGCCGTTTGGTAAATGAGTTTTTGCTGAGGGTGGAAGTTTTACCTTTTGATAGTGCGGTGGCAGAGGATTACGGCACGTTTCGTGCGGTAATCGAAAGTGCAGGGCGCAGCTTATCTCCGCCCGATATGCAGATTGCCGCACATGCTTACAGTATCGGGGCTGTTTTGGTCAGCAATGACCGGGCTTTCTCTGCAATTGCAGGATTGGAAACAGTTGATTGGCTGGGTAGTTAA